From a single Peromyscus maniculatus bairdii isolate BWxNUB_F1_BW_parent chromosome 4, HU_Pman_BW_mat_3.1, whole genome shotgun sequence genomic region:
- the Il1b gene encoding interleukin-1 beta, whose amino-acid sequence MATVPELNSEMTAFHSDDNDMFFEVDGPQKMKCCFQAIDLSCPDESIQLEISQQHFNKSFRQVVSLVVAVEKLWNIPVPCPWTFEDEDLRTFFSLIFEEEPIFCDSWDENLLVADVPIRQLHCRLRDEQQKCLVLSDPCELKALHLNGQNINQQVVFSMSFVQGETSNNKIPVALGLKGKNLYLSCVMKGDTPTLQLESVDPKQYPKKKMEKRFIFNKIEIKTKVEFESAQFPNWYISTSQAEHKPVFLGSNSGQDIIDFTMESFAS is encoded by the exons ATGGCAACTGTTCCTGAACTCAACAGTGAAATGACAGCTTTCCACAG TGATGACAATGACATGTTCTTTGAGGTTGACGGGCCCCAAAAGATGAAG TGCTGCTTCCAAGCCATTGACCTGAGCTGTCCAGATGAGAGCATCCAGCTTGAGATCTCCCAGCAGCATTTCAACAAGAGCTTCAGGCAGGTGGTGTCACTCGTCGTGGCTGTGGAGAAGCTGTGGAACATACCTGTCCCTTGCCCATGGACCTTCGAGGATGAAGACCTGAGAACCTTCTTTTCCTTAATCTTTGAAGAAG AGCCCATCTTCTGTGACTCCTGGGATGAAAATCTGCTCGTGGCTGATGTTCCCATTCGACAGCTGCACTGCCGGCTCCGAGATGAACAACAGAAATGCCTTGTGCTGTCTGACCCGTGCGAGCTGAAAGCTCTCCACCTCAATGGACAGAACATAAACCAACAAG tggTATTCTCCATGAGCTTTGTGCAGGGAGAAACAAGTAACAACAAGATACCTGTGGCCTTGGGCCTTAAGGGAAAGAACCTGTACCTGTCCTGTGTGATGAAAGGTGACACGCCCACCCTGCAGCTGGAG AGTGTGGATCCCAAACAATACCCAAAGAAGAAGATGGAAAAGCGGTTTATCTTCAACAAGATAGAAATCAAAACCAAGGTGGAGTTTGAGTCTGCGCAGTTCCCCAACTGGTACATCAGCACCTCTCAAGCCGAACATAAGCCTGTCTTCCTGGGAAGCAACAGTGGCCAGGATATAATTGACTTCACCATGGAATCCTTTGCTTCCTAA